The DNA sequence AAAACACAAAAGAAGTGAAGAAAATTAGCACAAAAGAAAAATGATGGAATGATCTATGAGAAAATTTTGCAAATGAGGAGAAGAAAGAACCAATcttaaacacacacacacatgcaCACACAAACATCATACCCATGAATCAGCATGGCGACGATAATCTCCTCCAACATATACAGATTTGGGCTCTTCAGGATTGGGAACACTGGGTAGGTCTGAAAGAAGTGGCTCCGCTAGTGATATCAACTCCTCATGATCAACCCCGGATGCTGCAAGAACCATCCTAGGAgcagtgtaattttcctgaaatcCAAATATCATATGTTACGAAtaatcaagaaaaataaatgCACAATTACCACAATGAAAAGTTTATCAAGACACCTAGAATACATAAGGGATTCATAAATATTATTGTATCTTACAGAAACAAATTTCTCCAGAATACTTCCATCTAATCTGTTCAGTGCAGTTTCAGAAGCCAAAAGAGAATTTGACAATGCACCAGAATAACCAGCGGACTGAATTGCCTCCAGAAGTAAGCCTTGAGGATTATTGGACAATTCTGCGATCTCAGCTCTCACTTTTCGCAGCTACACAAACATAATATCAATTGAAAAGGTAACAAATGAAACAACTTCACAAGCACAACAATAACAAttgataataatatattaatcttGATAAGATGGCAGAAAAGCTGCAAAACATGACAATAGCATTAGGTAAATGCAACAATTTTACAGTTCCGAATCCAATTTATAAgcttttacaaaataaataaataaataataacaagGTTACCTCCTCATTGACTTCCCAATCTAAGAAAACAGGGTTTCGCACACTGTCAACAAGCAATTCTACCATCTCAGGTACATAGGTCTTTAGAGCATCAAATGTGTATCCCATTTGCTCCCTAGAAGCTGAAGCTCCAATGTTTCCACCAATTGATTCCACTTCTCTCACAATTCGCAAGTGGCTACGGTTAGTTGTGCTTTTAAAGGCCATTCGTTCCAGCAAATGTGAAGCCCCACATGATTCTGAAGTCTCGTATGTAGAACCACAGTCAAGATATAAACCAATAGAAGCTGCAGGGTTCTGATTAAATAGCCCGTCAGAGTTTATCACAAACACACACcgtaaaattaataaagataaaatcttaaaataaaatgGAATTCAACTAGTATAGACAGGTTGCATAAAAGAATTGATTATTGCATACCGTTGATGTCTCTGAAGCTATTTTGACACCATTAGAAAGAGTTGTAATCTTGGTCTTGCTTGGTTCAACATAATCGGGTACTGGGGGTGGCAAATTTACGCCTGCAAGTGGGATTTCTAGTGGAGGAAGAGAACCTGAACGTTCCCCAGTCAACCAACTAAAGAAACCCCCTGAGGTTGGTCTTGTGGCAACCCCACTTGCGGTGGCATACCTGGCAGCACCTGAACTCCCCACACGACCCTACTCAGAAAAGAATAAGAAGGCATTGCAGTGCAGACTGCAGTCAGCATTCACTTTTAAGAAAAACCAATTCGTACAGTTTATTATGTTTATGCGAAAAGAAAACAACGAAACTAAACGCTCATAATATGATTTGCCTGAAACACAAAGTTAAAAGATAtcaagtttttcttttttttcaaaaaaaaattacaatgctTAAATGAGTTTTCTcctttaagaaaaagaaaaaaaattccctCGCCAAAATTACGATGATCCCACGCCCCCAAAaacttttcttttcattttttggaaCAGCGGAGATAATAAACCTGATTAAAATCTTTCATTTTGTC is a window from the Cannabis sativa cultivar Pink pepper isolate KNU-18-1 chromosome 1, ASM2916894v1, whole genome shotgun sequence genome containing:
- the LOC115707559 gene encoding mitochondrial-processing peptidase subunit alpha; protein product: MYRTAASRLRSLKGRVGSSGAARYATASGVATRPTSGGFFSWLTGERSGSLPPLEIPLAGVNLPPPVPDYVEPSKTKITTLSNGVKIASETSTNPAASIGLYLDCGSTYETSESCGASHLLERMAFKSTTNRSHLRIVREVESIGGNIGASASREQMGYTFDALKTYVPEMVELLVDSVRNPVFLDWEVNEELRKVRAEIAELSNNPQGLLLEAIQSAGYSGALSNSLLASETALNRLDGSILEKFVSENYTAPRMVLAASGVDHEELISLAEPLLSDLPSVPNPEEPKSVYVGGDYRRHADSWTTHVALAFEVPGGWREEKQAILLTVLQLLMGGGGSFSAGGPGKGMHSRLYLRVLNEYQQMQSFSAFNSIFNNSGLFGIYASTGSDFASKAVDIAVAELHSIATPGQVTQVQLNRAKESTKSAVLMNLESRMIASEDIGRQVLTYGERKPVEHFLKTVDEITLKDIMNIAQKIISSPLTMASYGDVINVPSYESVSCKFNSR